In the Candidatus Culexarchaeum yellowstonense genome, one interval contains:
- the csa3 gene encoding CRISPR-associated CARF protein Csa3, producing the protein MTDTIVVFTVGFDTKFQFKTILEQGQKASKFVAIINSDKNEKTISAIDTLKKFLSEYLEKPFETLEIDFSKPEEAFQTLVKYFSNLKENKILIDISGGMRIIGIITLISAIAAIEPRRLEILIWTEDLKERLNLSFLSYVTLKISLSNFALQVLRAIIENEAINLTELSKKLNKPKPSVYRAIKELLSNGLIEERIEGRKHIYQANPKGKVMAQLSR; encoded by the coding sequence ATGACTGACACCATCGTAGTTTTTACAGTAGGTTTTGATACAAAATTTCAATTCAAGACAATATTAGAACAAGGTCAAAAAGCAAGTAAGTTTGTAGCTATAATTAATAGCGATAAAAACGAGAAAACAATTTCGGCAATTGATACATTAAAGAAGTTCTTATCAGAATATTTAGAAAAACCATTTGAGACATTAGAAATCGATTTTTCAAAACCTGAAGAAGCTTTCCAAACACTTGTAAAATACTTTTCCAACTTAAAGGAAAATAAAATACTCATAGATATTAGTGGCGGTATGAGGATTATAGGAATAATCACACTAATTTCAGCCATAGCAGCAATTGAACCTAGAAGATTGGAAATTCTTATATGGACAGAAGACCTAAAAGAAAGACTAAACCTTTCCTTCCTTAGTTATGTGACACTAAAAATTTCCCTTTCAAACTTTGCATTACAAGTTTTAAGGGCAATAATAGAAAATGAAGCAATAAATCTCACAGAGTTATCTAAAAAGCTAAATAAACCAAAACCATCAGTATATAGAGCGATTAAAGAATTATTATCAAACGGACTCATTGAAGAAAGAATAGAAGGAAGAAAACACATATATCAAGCTAATCCAAAAGGGAAAGTAATGGCTCAACTATCTCGATGA